A portion of the Luxibacter massiliensis genome contains these proteins:
- a CDS encoding thiamine-binding protein, giving the protein MNASVAIQSLPAASDDEELIRIVDEVIAYIKSTGLNCYVGPFETAIEGDYDELMDIVKECQHIAVRAGAPSVAAYIKVTYKPEGDVLTIEKKVTKHHE; this is encoded by the coding sequence ATGAATGCAAGTGTAGCTATTCAGTCATTGCCGGCAGCATCAGATGATGAGGAATTAATCCGTATAGTAGATGAGGTGATTGCCTATATTAAGAGTACGGGACTGAACTGTTATGTAGGGCCCTTTGAGACAGCAATTGAAGGTGACTATGATGAACTGATGGATATTGTAAAGGAGTGCCAGCACATTGCAGTAAGAGCAGGCGCACCGTCAGTAGCGGCTTATATTAAAGTGACATACAAGCCAGAAGGAGATGTGCTGACGATTGAGAAAAAAGTTACGAAACACCACGAATAA
- the pepI gene encoding proline iminopeptidase, with the protein MKVIEGYMPYLGYKTYYRIVGESKNGKKPLLLLHGGPGSTHNYFEVLDRLAEEGRAIISYDQIGCGNSYVDGHPELWCSETWDKELIALREHLGLDEIHLLGQSWGGMLAIEYLCDYKPKGVKSVILSSTLPAAELWAHEQHRMIKFMSQEDQDAIAKAEETGNFDDPAYLAANERFMLLHCAGEVTEDSPECLRRPKKSGSEAYVAGWGPNEYNPTGSLGGWEYRDKITDMQEPALIISGTNDLCTPLVAKTMYDLIPNSKWELFDGCRHMCFVEDNENYCKLVNEWMEKYD; encoded by the coding sequence ATGAAAGTCATTGAAGGTTACATGCCGTATCTGGGGTACAAGACTTATTATCGCATTGTCGGAGAATCCAAAAACGGTAAAAAGCCGCTGCTTTTACTGCATGGCGGACCAGGCTCCACACATAATTATTTTGAGGTATTGGACAGGCTTGCAGAAGAAGGCAGGGCCATCATTTCCTATGATCAGATTGGCTGCGGGAACTCCTATGTGGACGGCCATCCTGAACTTTGGTGTTCAGAGACATGGGACAAAGAACTGATTGCACTGCGAGAACATCTTGGCCTGGACGAGATACATTTGCTCGGACAATCCTGGGGGGGGATGCTGGCAATCGAGTATCTTTGTGATTATAAGCCAAAGGGAGTTAAATCTGTCATCCTTTCCAGTACACTTCCTGCTGCAGAATTGTGGGCCCATGAACAGCACCGCATGATTAAATTTATGTCACAGGAAGATCAGGATGCCATTGCCAAGGCCGAAGAAACCGGTAATTTTGACGACCCAGCTTATTTAGCAGCCAATGAAAGGTTCATGCTCCTCCACTGTGCCGGCGAAGTCACAGAGGATTCACCTGAATGCCTGCGCCGCCCCAAAAAATCTGGTTCAGAGGCCTATGTAGCAGGATGGGGCCCAAATGAGTATAACCCCACAGGCAGCCTGGGCGGATGGGAATACAGAGATAAGATTACAGACATGCAAGAGCCTGCACTTATTATCAGCGGAACAAATGATCTTTGTACGCCTCTTGTGGCTAAGACTATGTACGACTTAATCCCCAATTCAAAATGGGAATTATTCGACGGATGCAGACATATGTGTTTTGTAGAAGATAACGAAAACTACTGCAAACTTGTCAATGAATGGATGGAAAAGTACGACTAA
- a CDS encoding DMT family transporter, with protein MKRKYLGILYIVISAFCFALMNMFVRLSGDLPSVQKSFFRNLVSLVFALAILYKNKAWFSGKRENIKYLLLRSAAGTVGILCNYYAIDRMVLSDASMLNKMSPFFAIIFSYFILREKIRPVQGILVAGAFMGSLLIIKPTAAIFSSPAALVGLLGGLGAGVAYTYVRVLGEKGEKGPFVVFVFSAFSCMATLPLLIFEFHPMEGIQLIYLLLAGLSAAGGQFSITAAYFHAPAKEISVYDYSQILFSAAIGFAVFGQIPDVWSWIGYFIICMMALLMFLFNLKKENNKD; from the coding sequence GTGAAGAGAAAATATTTAGGAATTCTTTATATCGTAATATCAGCATTTTGCTTTGCCCTGATGAATATGTTTGTCAGGCTTTCAGGAGATCTGCCATCTGTGCAGAAAAGCTTCTTCAGGAACCTGGTCTCTCTTGTCTTTGCTTTGGCTATACTTTATAAAAATAAAGCATGGTTTTCAGGAAAGAGGGAAAATATCAAATATTTACTGCTGCGTTCTGCCGCAGGAACAGTGGGCATACTTTGTAATTATTATGCAATTGACAGAATGGTTCTTTCAGATGCGTCTATGCTGAATAAAATGTCCCCGTTTTTTGCAATTATTTTCAGCTATTTTATTTTAAGAGAAAAAATCAGGCCGGTTCAGGGAATACTTGTGGCCGGTGCTTTTATGGGCAGTCTGCTGATTATCAAACCCACGGCGGCAATTTTTTCTTCCCCGGCAGCTTTAGTTGGCCTTTTAGGAGGCCTGGGTGCGGGCGTAGCATATACTTATGTAAGGGTACTAGGGGAAAAAGGTGAAAAGGGGCCTTTTGTTGTTTTCGTTTTCTCGGCTTTTTCCTGTATGGCCACGCTGCCACTTTTAATATTTGAGTTCCACCCAATGGAGGGGATACAGCTTATCTATCTGCTGCTGGCCGGCCTATCTGCTGCTGGAGGGCAGTTTTCCATTACGGCAGCCTACTTTCACGCTCCGGCAAAAGAAATATCCGTATATGACTACTCCCAGATCTTATTTTCTGCAGCAATAGGATTTGCTGTATTTGGCCAGATACCTGATGTTTGGAGTTGGATAGGCTATTTTATAATCTGTATGATGGCTTTGCTTATGTTTTTGTTTAATTTAAAAAAAGAGAATAATAAAGATTAA
- a CDS encoding late competence development ComFB family protein — protein sequence MKLYKNIMEDLVEEQFDHIKNSLDCCTCEQCRSDMIAYTLNHLPSRYVVSQAGEIISKVNSLKGQHMTDIRTELMRASQIVKNHPRH from the coding sequence GTGAAACTTTACAAAAATATTATGGAGGATCTGGTAGAGGAACAATTTGACCATATTAAGAATTCTCTGGACTGCTGTACCTGTGAGCAGTGCCGGTCTGATATGATTGCCTATACACTGAATCATCTGCCTTCCCGGTACGTAGTCAGCCAGGCTGGTGAGATTATCAGTAAGGTAAACAGCTTAAAAGGACAGCACATGACAGATATCCGGACAGAGCTGATGCGGGCCTCGCAAATCGTCAAAAACCATCCCAGGCACTAA
- a CDS encoding cytidine/deoxycytidylate deaminase family protein, with protein MNLFQERDYELIAEAKKAIHLNYDQEHYNHTVGAAIRCKNGKVYVGVNVYSLHGACAEQVAIGAAITNGERNFDAIVAVRGKEGEEIIPPCGNCRQILHDYMPDCDVIVSVHGELKKIKAKTLLPFSYSVE; from the coding sequence ATGAATTTATTCCAAGAAAGAGATTATGAGTTAATAGCAGAAGCGAAAAAAGCAATTCATCTAAACTACGATCAAGAGCACTATAATCATACTGTAGGAGCAGCTATACGTTGTAAAAACGGCAAAGTATATGTTGGAGTAAATGTTTATTCTTTGCATGGGGCCTGTGCGGAGCAAGTGGCAATAGGAGCAGCAATCACAAATGGAGAAAGGAACTTTGATGCTATAGTTGCAGTTAGAGGAAAAGAGGGCGAGGAAATCATACCGCCTTGTGGAAACTGCCGCCAGATATTGCATGATTATATGCCGGATTGTGACGTCATTGTGTCAGTACATGGAGAGCTTAAAAAAATTAAGGCAAAAACACTTCTGCCTTTTTCTTATTCGGTTGAATAA